One window from the genome of Asterias amurensis chromosome 12, ASM3211899v1 encodes:
- the LOC139944881 gene encoding inactive ubiquitin carboxyl-terminal hydrolase MINDY-4B-like isoform X2 — MAEVLASTAPKLPGLPMDYKTAVELKQVIFGTRMFSFDEEWKRACFQWQSLKGPFPYGLFCPRDKSRGVIMAIQVHLVRHLQFDKKKEDGHHHYTQDDTESLDVSSAYRLTPTEEERKQGFLLALIDILWSAGEEKRAVVVLQDRKKPGLLHSEEKKLQFFAQSLRITQFTDKEKLRVFLRNHLELLMYHEGGGVLMFLFSIILSRTIPRLLEDLDGDYLFTDRNQCSLALIILVLTGRATANVFNGKKVYDKKGEALAKPLVGMMHRSDCGFLMVDRSKVKEDEKIEVGSMLKTPRVPVWLTYLNGRYSMLFCTNVRLTSDWRAENRFLLHYYNGQSDQLKEAVLTIDTKTSAPKQSLEDFEEKQPPLLEECIHTRWPDAGIDWNGSLPFI, encoded by the exons ATGGCGGAGGTACTCGCCTCTACCGCTCCGAAACTTCCTGGCCTGCCGATGGATTATAAAACTGCTGTG GAACTGAAACAGGTGATTTTCGGGACGCGAATGTTCTCGTTCGACGAAGAGTGGAAACGAGCTTGCTTCCAATGGCAGAGTCTGAAAGGTCCATTTCCATACGGGCTCTTTTGTCCGAGG GATAAATCGAGAGGGGTGATAATGGCAATCCAGGTCCACCTCGTGCGCCATCTACAGTTTGATAAGAAAAAGGAGGATGGTCATCATCATTATACACAGGATGATACAGAGTCTCTCGACGTTTCAAG TGCTTACAGACTGACACCCACTGAGGAAGAAAGAAAGCAAGGGTTCCTCTTAGCTCTAATCGATATCCTTTGGTCGGCTGGTGAGGAGAAGAGAGCCGTTGTAGTACTACAGGACAGGAAGAAACCAGGCTTGCTTCACTCTGAAGAAAAGAAACTCCAGTTCTTTGCACAGTCA CTACGAATCACACAGTTCACAGACAAGGAGAAACTGAGAGTGTTTCTGAGAAATCATCTTGAACTG TTGATGTATCATGAGGGAGGTGGAGTCCTGATGTTCCTGTTCAGCATCATTCTGTCAAGAACAATACCTAG ACTACTAGAGGATTTAGATGGTGACTATCTGTTTACAGACAGGAACCAGTGTTCCCTGGCGCTCATCATTCTTGTACTCACTGGTAGGGCTACGGCAAACGTCTTCAATGGCAAGAAGGTGTACGACAAGAAAGGGGAAGCCCTG GCTAAGCCATTGGTTGGGATGATGCATCGTTCTGATTGTGGGTTTCTTATGGTTGACCGGAGTAAGGTTAAAGAAGATGAGAAAATAGAG GTGGGTAGTATGCTGAAGACGCCCAGGGTACCAGTCTGGTTGACCTACCTCAACGGCCGCTACTCCATGCTGTTCTGTACTAACGTCAGACTGACAAGCGACTGGCGGGCGGAGAATCGATTCCTGCTGCATTACTATAATGGTCAATCAGACCAGCTTAAAGAAGCTGTACTCACAATTG ATACCAAGACAAGTGCTCCTAAGCAAAGCTTGGAAGACTTTGAGGAGAAGCAGCCGCCTTTGCTTGAGGAGTGCATTCATACAAG
- the LOC139944881 gene encoding inactive ubiquitin carboxyl-terminal hydrolase MINDY-4B-like isoform X1 translates to MASAPQKPSGSGTAQTEEAAERSKMDKLKRMASSVEIGRGVLGGLKFSAPLRTRAYTTSVLEIKTDMAEVLASTAPKLPGLPMDYKTAVELKQVIFGTRMFSFDEEWKRACFQWQSLKGPFPYGLFCPRDKSRGVIMAIQVHLVRHLQFDKKKEDGHHHYTQDDTESLDVSSAYRLTPTEEERKQGFLLALIDILWSAGEEKRAVVVLQDRKKPGLLHSEEKKLQFFAQSLRITQFTDKEKLRVFLRNHLELLMYHEGGGVLMFLFSIILSRTIPRLLEDLDGDYLFTDRNQCSLALIILVLTGRATANVFNGKKVYDKKGEALAKPLVGMMHRSDCGFLMVDRSKVKEDEKIEVGSMLKTPRVPVWLTYLNGRYSMLFCTNVRLTSDWRAENRFLLHYYNGQSDQLKEAVLTIDTKTSAPKQSLEDFEEKQPPLLEECIHTRWPDAGIDWNGSLPFI, encoded by the exons ATGGCAAGTGCACCTCAGAAACCCTCTGGATCTGGAACGGCGCAGACTGAGGAAGCAGCTGAGAGGTCTAAGATGGATAAGTTGAAGAGAATGGCGTCGTCAGTAGAGATTGGAAGAGGCGTCTTGGGAGGTTTAAAGTTCTCG GCACCACTGCGCACCCGTGCTTACACCACATCAGTGCTAGAGATAAAGACTGACATGGCGGAGGTACTCGCCTCTACCGCTCCGAAACTTCCTGGCCTGCCGATGGATTATAAAACTGCTGTG GAACTGAAACAGGTGATTTTCGGGACGCGAATGTTCTCGTTCGACGAAGAGTGGAAACGAGCTTGCTTCCAATGGCAGAGTCTGAAAGGTCCATTTCCATACGGGCTCTTTTGTCCGAGG GATAAATCGAGAGGGGTGATAATGGCAATCCAGGTCCACCTCGTGCGCCATCTACAGTTTGATAAGAAAAAGGAGGATGGTCATCATCATTATACACAGGATGATACAGAGTCTCTCGACGTTTCAAG TGCTTACAGACTGACACCCACTGAGGAAGAAAGAAAGCAAGGGTTCCTCTTAGCTCTAATCGATATCCTTTGGTCGGCTGGTGAGGAGAAGAGAGCCGTTGTAGTACTACAGGACAGGAAGAAACCAGGCTTGCTTCACTCTGAAGAAAAGAAACTCCAGTTCTTTGCACAGTCA CTACGAATCACACAGTTCACAGACAAGGAGAAACTGAGAGTGTTTCTGAGAAATCATCTTGAACTG TTGATGTATCATGAGGGAGGTGGAGTCCTGATGTTCCTGTTCAGCATCATTCTGTCAAGAACAATACCTAG ACTACTAGAGGATTTAGATGGTGACTATCTGTTTACAGACAGGAACCAGTGTTCCCTGGCGCTCATCATTCTTGTACTCACTGGTAGGGCTACGGCAAACGTCTTCAATGGCAAGAAGGTGTACGACAAGAAAGGGGAAGCCCTG GCTAAGCCATTGGTTGGGATGATGCATCGTTCTGATTGTGGGTTTCTTATGGTTGACCGGAGTAAGGTTAAAGAAGATGAGAAAATAGAG GTGGGTAGTATGCTGAAGACGCCCAGGGTACCAGTCTGGTTGACCTACCTCAACGGCCGCTACTCCATGCTGTTCTGTACTAACGTCAGACTGACAAGCGACTGGCGGGCGGAGAATCGATTCCTGCTGCATTACTATAATGGTCAATCAGACCAGCTTAAAGAAGCTGTACTCACAATTG ATACCAAGACAAGTGCTCCTAAGCAAAGCTTGGAAGACTTTGAGGAGAAGCAGCCGCCTTTGCTTGAGGAGTGCATTCATACAAG